A part of Liolophura sinensis isolate JHLJ2023 chromosome 1, CUHK_Ljap_v2, whole genome shotgun sequence genomic DNA contains:
- the LOC135482070 gene encoding synaptotagmin-15-like has translation MELYLSSNKTRGPTCQPSALMIGGCVVGLLFVFFLVVLIRKWRRPKKNFFDLDLEEFSDCEVSRSAPISRQASPRLHKKRGSCPNTAELVKQNILVRSVTSEAIPNFTLPPERIQPRSPFERSATSSAFQYQQDFLESFQPELYLNTWPSDESEHELAASRHGRLWFSLIYDATVEQLSVTLIKAKELPGRNRANYTRDPFVKLFLLPDERTCRISKMKKKTLSPIFNETFVFQVPPSDLMNRSLRLSVYDVDRRKVRHSLGHVVVSLKECDLSKGDVLWRDLETMAQPSVNMGEVQFSLTHMPNFEKVKVTIHQVRNIHLSQCDMDSGAFVKVQLIHGRKVYKSKHTAVRRGVTDLEFNEGFSFTVPGRQFDSCNIIVSLMTTGQKYRLGKDEEYGRVTVGPFMFARGEELIHWQEMLSQPRHAVTKWHGFVPPNGH, from the exons ATGGAGCTTTACCTGTCGTCAAACAAGACACGTGGCCCGACG TGCCAACCCTCGGCCTTAATGATCGGAGGCTGTGTTGTCGGACTCCTCTTCGTATTCTTCCTCGTCGTTTTAATAAGAAAATGGCGTCGTCCAAAGAAGAATTTCTTTGATCTTGATTTGGAGGAATTCAGTGATTGTGAAGTTTCCCGTTCCGCTCCGATTTCAAG ACAAGCTTCTCCAAGGCTTCACAAGAAACGAGGATCTTGCCCAAACACAGCCGAACTCGTCAAACAGAATATCTTAGTTCGCTCGGTCACATCTGAAGCAATTCCAAATTTTACCCTCCCTCCTGAAAGAATCCAGCCCCGCTCCCCGTTTGAGAGGTCAGCAACAAGTTCTGCCTTCCAGTACCAGCAAGATTTCCTAGAGTCCTTTCAGCCTGAACTTTATCT GAACACCTGGCCGAGCGACGAGAGCGAACACGAGTTAGCGGCCAGCCGTCATGGACGCCTGTGGTTCTCACTGATTTACGACGCGACTGTGGAACAACTCTCTGTCACACTCATCAAGGCGAAGGAACTGCCAG gtCGTAATAGAGCCAATTACACCAGAGACCCGTTTGTAAAACTGTTCTTACTACCTGACGAAAGGACATGCAGAATCTcgaaaatgaagaagaaaacattgtCTCCGATCTTTAACGAGACTTTCGTGTTCCAA GTACCCCCGTCCGATCTGATGAATCGATCTCTCAGACTCTCGGTCTACGACGTGGATAGGCGTAAAGTGCGTCATTCTTTAGGCCACGTGGTTGTCTCGCTTAAAGAGTGCGACCTGTCGAAAGGCGATGTGTTGTGGCGAGACTTGGAAACTATGGCTCAG CCATCTGTAAACATGGGTGAAGTGCAGTTTTCCCTTACCCACATGCCAAACTTTGAGAAGGTAAAAGTCACCATCCACCAGGTTCGCAACATTCACCTGTCCCAGTGTGACATGGACTCCG GGGCATTCGTCAAAGTTCAGCTGATCCACGGAAGGAAGGTTTATAAGAGCAAACACACAGCTGTGCGCAGAGGAGTGACGGATCTGGAGTTCAACGAGGGCTTCTCCTTTACGGTACCTGGTCGACAGTTTGACTCGTGCAATATCATCGTCTCTTTAATGACCACTGGACAGAAGTACCGGCTGGGCAAGGACGAGGAGTACGGCAGAGTAACCGTAGGGCCGTTCATGTTTGCCAGGGGAGAGGAATTGATTCACTGGCAGGAGATGCTCAGTCAACCTCGTCACGCCGTTACTAAATGGCACGGCTTCGTACCACCCAATGGCCACTAG